A region of Rhizobium binae DNA encodes the following proteins:
- a CDS encoding ABC transporter ATP-binding protein yields MALALVNSFAPPVRHDHNGRSDTPIIDARNVAVNFKVEDGMVEAVKDVSFQLYRGETIAIVGESGSGKSVTARTVMGLLSKRAVVSDKSTVSYDGSNILKFSERARRKLRGDRISMIFQEPMSSLNPIYTIGSQIVEAIRAHRRMSRKDAERRALELLEHVQIPDPAARLRQYPHQLSGGQRQRVMIAMALANDPDVLIADEPTTALDVTVQAQILNLIRNLQKELGMAVILITHDLTVVRQFSDYVYVMQHGEVREHNVTEALFANPQHPYTRHLLASEPRGQANPLPEGSDVILDAKGVRVGFMLRHGTFLKPEMRELVAVDSLSLTLRRHETLGLVGESGSGKTTFGQAILRLNTPQAGEIHFDRQPIHGLSRAEMRPLRARMQVVFQDPFSSLNPRMTIGQIIEEGLVVNRLGATRAERQDRVREALVAAGMPGNILSRFPHEFSGGQRQRIAIARAIALEPEFILLDEPTSALDLSVQAQIIELLRKLQDERGLSYLFISHDLKVVRALCHRVIVMQHGKIMEEGPVDEVLTNPKTAYTERLVKAAFEVA; encoded by the coding sequence ATGGCTCTTGCACTGGTCAATTCCTTCGCACCGCCCGTCCGCCACGACCATAATGGCCGCTCGGACACGCCGATTATCGACGCCCGCAACGTTGCGGTGAATTTCAAGGTCGAGGACGGCATGGTCGAAGCCGTCAAGGACGTCTCCTTCCAGCTCTATCGCGGCGAGACGATCGCGATCGTCGGCGAATCCGGCTCCGGCAAATCGGTGACGGCGCGCACGGTGATGGGGCTGCTGTCGAAGCGTGCCGTCGTATCCGATAAATCGACGGTTTCCTATGACGGCAGCAACATCCTGAAGTTTTCCGAGCGGGCCCGCCGCAAGCTGCGCGGCGATCGCATCTCGATGATCTTCCAGGAGCCGATGAGTTCGTTGAACCCGATCTATACGATCGGTAGCCAGATCGTCGAGGCGATCCGCGCCCATCGTCGGATGAGCCGGAAAGATGCGGAAAGGCGGGCGCTCGAGCTGCTCGAACATGTGCAGATCCCCGATCCGGCCGCGAGACTCCGGCAATATCCGCATCAGCTTTCCGGCGGCCAGCGCCAGCGCGTGATGATCGCCATGGCGCTCGCCAACGATCCCGATGTCCTGATCGCCGACGAGCCGACGACGGCGCTCGACGTCACCGTGCAGGCGCAGATCCTGAACCTCATCCGCAACCTGCAGAAAGAGCTGGGGATGGCCGTCATCCTCATCACCCATGATCTGACGGTGGTGCGGCAGTTCTCCGACTATGTCTACGTAATGCAGCACGGCGAAGTGCGCGAGCACAACGTCACCGAGGCGCTCTTTGCCAATCCGCAGCACCCGTACACCCGGCATCTGCTCGCTTCCGAGCCGCGTGGGCAGGCCAATCCGCTGCCGGAGGGATCGGATGTCATTCTCGATGCCAAGGGCGTGCGGGTTGGTTTCATGCTGCGCCACGGCACCTTCCTGAAGCCGGAGATGCGCGAGCTCGTCGCCGTCGATAGCCTCAGCCTGACGCTGCGCCGTCACGAGACGCTCGGCCTCGTCGGCGAATCCGGCTCCGGCAAGACCACCTTTGGCCAGGCAATCCTGCGGCTGAACACGCCGCAGGCTGGCGAGATCCATTTCGACCGTCAGCCGATCCACGGCCTTTCCAGGGCCGAGATGCGGCCGCTGCGGGCCCGCATGCAGGTGGTTTTCCAGGATCCGTTCTCCTCGCTCAATCCGCGCATGACGATTGGCCAGATCATCGAGGAAGGGCTCGTCGTCAACAGGCTGGGCGCTACGAGGGCCGAACGGCAGGACCGGGTGCGCGAGGCGCTTGTTGCCGCCGGCATGCCCGGCAATATCCTGTCGCGTTTCCCGCATGAATTTTCCGGCGGCCAGCGCCAGCGCATCGCCATTGCCCGCGCCATCGCGCTGGAGCCGGAATTCATCCTGCTCGACGAGCCGACATCCGCCCTCGACCTCTCCGTCCAGGCGCAGATCATCGAACTCCTGCGCAAGCTGCAGGACGAGCGGGGCCTGAGTTACCTCTTCATCTCGCACGATCTCAAGGTCGTGCGGGCACTGTGCCATCGCGTCATCGTCATGCAGCATGGCAAGATCATGGAAGAGGGGCCTGTCGACGAAGTTCTCACCAATCCCAAGACCGCCTACACCGAACGGCTCGTCAAAGCCGCTTTCGAGGTAGCATGA
- a CDS encoding alpha-glucosidase/alpha-galactosidase, whose amino-acid sequence MAANPKITFIGAGSTVFMKNIIGDVLQRPALSGATIALMDLNPQRLEESAIVVNKLISTLGVKARAETYSDQRKALAGADFVVVAFQIGGYEPCTVTDFEVPKKYGLRQTIADTLGVGGIMRGLRTVPHLWKVCEDMLAVCPEAIMLQYVNPMAINTWAISEKYPTIRQVGLCHSVQGTAMELAHDLDIPYEEIRYRAAGINHMAFYLKFEHRQADGSYRNLYPDLLRAYREGRAPKPGWNPRCPNKVRYEMLTRLGYFVTESSEHFAEYTPYFIKEGREDLIEKFGIPLDEYPKRCIEQIERWKGQAEAYRTADKIEVKPSKEYASSIINSVWTGEPSVIYGNVRNNGCITSLPENCAAEVPCLVDASGIQPTFIGDLPPQLTALIRTNINVQELTVQALMTENREHIYHAAMMDPHTAAELDLDQIWSLVDDLLATHGDWLPEWARTSRKVQAA is encoded by the coding sequence ATGGCTGCAAATCCCAAAATTACATTCATCGGAGCAGGCTCCACCGTCTTCATGAAGAACATCATCGGCGACGTGCTGCAGCGTCCGGCGCTCTCGGGCGCAACGATCGCGCTGATGGACCTCAACCCTCAGCGGCTTGAGGAAAGCGCCATCGTCGTCAACAAGCTGATCTCGACGCTCGGCGTCAAGGCCAGGGCCGAGACCTATTCCGATCAGCGCAAGGCGCTTGCAGGCGCCGATTTCGTCGTCGTCGCCTTCCAGATCGGCGGCTATGAGCCTTGCACCGTCACCGATTTCGAGGTGCCGAAGAAATACGGCCTGCGCCAGACGATCGCCGACACGCTCGGCGTCGGCGGCATCATGCGCGGGCTTCGCACCGTGCCGCATCTCTGGAAGGTTTGCGAGGACATGCTCGCCGTCTGCCCCGAGGCGATCATGCTGCAATATGTCAACCCGATGGCGATCAACACCTGGGCGATATCGGAGAAATACCCGACCATCCGTCAGGTCGGCCTCTGCCATTCGGTGCAGGGCACGGCGATGGAGCTGGCGCACGATCTCGATATTCCCTACGAGGAAATCCGTTATCGTGCCGCCGGCATCAACCACATGGCCTTCTATCTCAAATTCGAGCATCGCCAGGCCGACGGCTCATACCGCAACCTCTATCCCGACCTCCTGCGCGCCTATCGCGAGGGCAGGGCGCCGAAGCCCGGCTGGAACCCGCGCTGCCCGAACAAGGTGCGCTACGAGATGCTGACGCGGCTCGGCTATTTCGTCACCGAAAGCTCGGAACATTTCGCCGAATACACACCCTATTTCATCAAGGAGGGCCGGGAGGACCTGATCGAGAAATTCGGCATTCCGCTCGATGAATATCCGAAGCGCTGCATCGAGCAGATCGAGCGCTGGAAGGGCCAGGCGGAAGCCTATCGGACCGCCGACAAGATCGAGGTGAAGCCGTCGAAGGAATATGCCTCCTCGATCATCAACTCTGTCTGGACCGGCGAGCCCTCGGTGATCTACGGCAATGTCCGCAACAATGGCTGCATCACCTCGCTGCCGGAAAACTGCGCCGCCGAAGTGCCGTGCCTCGTCGACGCCTCCGGCATCCAGCCGACCTTCATCGGCGACCTGCCGCCGCAGCTGACGGCGCTGATCCGCACCAATATCAACGTGCAGGAACTGACGGTGCAGGCGCTGATGACGGAAAATCGCGAGCACATCTACCACGCCGCCATGATGGACCCGCACACCGCCGCCGAACTCGACCTCGACCAGATCTGGTCGCTGGTCGACGACCTGCTCGCTACCCACGGCGACTGGCTACCCGAATGGGCGCGCACATCCAGGAAAGTCCAGGCCGCCTGA
- a CDS encoding methyltransferase: protein MGVTTPDNIMQLGLGFWASKVMLSAVELGVFTELAAGAADLPDLQARLKLHPRSARDFLDALVALKLLEREDGRYRNATDTDLFLDKAKPSYIGGILEMANARLYGFWGSLTEALHTGEPQNEAKRNEDFFAALYAEPARLRGFLEAMSGISAGAAQAIAAKFDWSKYTTFADVGAAQGMVPVVIARAHPHLQALGFDLPAVQPIFDEFVARHGLADRIRFQSGNFFDSPMPNTDVIVMGHILHDWDLAEKRILLEKAFAALPNGGALIVYDAVIDDERRSNAFGLLMSLNMLIETRGGFDYTGADCQTWMRDAGFVSTRVEPLLGPDSMVIGFKPH from the coding sequence ATGGGCGTAACGACGCCGGACAACATCATGCAGCTTGGCCTGGGGTTCTGGGCCTCCAAAGTCATGCTCAGCGCGGTCGAACTCGGCGTCTTCACCGAGCTCGCAGCCGGCGCGGCCGACCTGCCCGACCTGCAGGCCAGGCTGAAACTGCACCCCCGCTCGGCCCGCGACTTCCTCGACGCCCTGGTGGCCCTCAAGCTGCTCGAACGCGAGGACGGCCGCTATCGCAATGCCACCGATACGGACCTCTTCCTCGACAAGGCGAAGCCATCCTATATCGGCGGCATCCTCGAAATGGCCAATGCCCGGCTCTACGGTTTCTGGGGCTCACTAACCGAAGCCCTGCACACGGGCGAGCCGCAGAACGAAGCCAAGCGCAACGAGGACTTCTTTGCTGCGCTGTATGCGGAGCCGGCACGGTTGCGCGGATTCCTCGAGGCGATGAGCGGGATCAGTGCCGGTGCGGCGCAGGCGATTGCCGCCAAGTTCGACTGGTCGAAATACACGACCTTCGCCGATGTGGGCGCGGCGCAAGGCATGGTACCGGTGGTGATCGCCCGAGCCCATCCGCATCTCCAGGCCCTCGGCTTCGACCTGCCTGCCGTGCAGCCGATATTTGACGAGTTCGTCGCGCGGCACGGCCTTGCCGACCGCATCCGCTTTCAAAGCGGCAACTTCTTCGACAGTCCGATGCCGAATACGGATGTGATCGTGATGGGACATATCCTCCACGACTGGGATCTTGCCGAGAAGAGAATACTGCTGGAAAAGGCCTTCGCCGCGCTGCCGAACGGCGGCGCCCTGATCGTCTACGACGCCGTCATCGACGATGAGCGCCGCAGCAACGCCTTCGGCCTGCTGATGAGCTTGAACATGCTGATCGAGACCCGCGGGGGGTTCGACTACACCGGCGCGGACTGCCAGACCTGGATGCGCGACGCCGGCTTCGTGTCGACGCGCGTCGAGCCGTTGCTGGGGCCGGACTCGATGGTGATCGGATTCAAGCCCCACTGA
- a CDS encoding GGDEF domain-containing protein — protein MFSPEEWLDSLTPVAAWRLLILGLICIASSNWLFQANGINNVGLFYMLPICVACWRFGFKIAMGIAVAEIALSAATFLSASGHLDTSAMVELVMQLIKFGCTAAVVSRFRQGFDRERLLARRDWMTGILNRHEFQRQAEAMLASATTRHHSLLLVYFDLDGFKAVNDQFGHHAGDRLLQCLAEKGKSLIGPADCFGRMGGDEFAVLMELTKTERALEVTAQLHLGFTAALESTGHRVTCSMGAVVALSSNDASLHELMRQADQLMYAVKRDTKAGFRLAGHAPPFDVDFLLSPRQQTCSHQSHG, from the coding sequence TTGTTTTCTCCGGAAGAGTGGCTCGACTCACTGACGCCAGTCGCTGCTTGGCGCCTGCTGATCCTCGGCTTGATCTGTATCGCAAGCTCGAATTGGCTTTTCCAAGCCAACGGCATCAACAATGTCGGTCTGTTCTACATGCTGCCGATTTGCGTTGCGTGCTGGCGTTTCGGTTTCAAAATTGCGATGGGCATCGCGGTAGCGGAAATCGCATTGTCGGCTGCAACCTTCCTGAGTGCTTCCGGTCATCTGGACACGAGCGCGATGGTCGAGCTGGTCATGCAGCTTATCAAGTTCGGTTGTACGGCTGCTGTCGTGTCGCGCTTCCGGCAAGGTTTCGATCGGGAACGCCTTCTTGCGCGGCGCGATTGGATGACCGGAATTTTAAACAGGCATGAGTTCCAACGCCAGGCTGAAGCGATGCTGGCATCGGCAACGACGCGTCATCACTCTTTGCTACTTGTTTATTTCGATCTCGATGGCTTCAAGGCTGTCAATGATCAGTTCGGCCACCATGCGGGAGACCGGCTCTTGCAATGCCTTGCAGAAAAGGGGAAGTCCTTGATCGGCCCGGCGGATTGTTTTGGGCGGATGGGCGGCGACGAGTTTGCGGTGTTGATGGAGCTGACAAAGACCGAGCGCGCCCTGGAAGTGACGGCGCAGTTGCATCTGGGATTCACCGCGGCATTGGAGAGCACCGGCCACAGGGTCACATGCAGCATGGGGGCAGTGGTGGCCCTCTCCAGTAACGATGCCTCGCTGCACGAGCTGATGCGCCAGGCTGACCAGCTCATGTATGCGGTGAAACGCGATACGAAAGCCGGCTTCCGCTTGGCAGGCCATGCTCCTCCGTTCGACGTCGACTTCTTGCTGTCTCCAAGACAGCAGACATGCTCGCATCAATCCCATGGATGA
- a CDS encoding carboxy terminal-processing peptidase: MRIAYVFLGAFLAIAPSAYAEVAPPPVLKPLERQADAALLSAQFLSRYSYKPVALDDALSARVMDGFIKSLDPDRMLFLQADIDQFMADRSKIDDAIERKDLKIPFAIFNIYEQRVADRMSYARSLLKQGFDFSVKEDYAVLREKAPWPQSEAESNELWRKRVKSDWLRLKLGGKDDAAIRDTLDKRYENTLERAYEFKSDDVFQSFMDAYSNAIDPHTDYFGAAASADFNVSMKLSLFGIGAVLQERDDYTTIRELVPGGPAQLSGKLAVGDRITGVGQGKDGPIKEVVGTRLDEVVQMIRGKKGTVVRLDILPADAGADATHRVVSLVRDKISLDKQAAKKTVLSVKAGDATRKIGVITLPVFYEDFEAKNKGDKDYKSASRDVAKLLDELRQENVDGVLIDLRNNGGGSLDEAIDLTGLFIGKGPVVQQRASNGKIAVKGSDFSAPAWTGPMGVLINRGSASASEIFAAAIQDYGRGVIIGEPSFGKGTVQTVVDLDEVVHNSKPELGELKVTISQFFRVNGGTTQLRGVTPDISLPGLSDPTSFGETSYDNALPWAEIKPAKYTPEGDVAALLPALQSRHDARVKTDPDFQRLIEDIAELKAQREKGIVSLNEAERRKEAAAREKRFKDRAEASDGEYSTGDDGLQSDERSLSADIAMENARKKAKDVLLDEAAAIVADEADLTKTP; encoded by the coding sequence ATGCGCATAGCCTACGTTTTTCTTGGTGCATTTCTTGCAATTGCGCCGTCCGCATATGCTGAAGTTGCACCGCCGCCTGTTTTGAAGCCGCTGGAGCGGCAGGCGGATGCGGCTTTGTTGAGCGCGCAGTTTCTGTCGCGCTATAGCTACAAGCCGGTGGCGCTCGATGACGCCTTGTCGGCGAGGGTGATGGATGGGTTCATCAAGTCGCTGGATCCCGACCGCATGCTCTTCCTGCAGGCCGATATCGACCAGTTCATGGCGGACCGCAGCAAGATCGACGATGCGATCGAGCGGAAGGATCTGAAGATTCCGTTTGCGATCTTCAACATCTACGAGCAGCGCGTTGCCGACCGCATGAGCTATGCGCGCAGCCTGCTGAAGCAGGGTTTCGATTTCAGCGTGAAGGAAGATTATGCGGTGCTGCGCGAGAAGGCCCCCTGGCCGCAGTCGGAGGCCGAGAGCAATGAGCTTTGGCGCAAGCGCGTCAAGAGCGACTGGCTGCGGCTGAAGCTCGGAGGCAAAGACGACGCGGCCATTCGCGACACGCTCGACAAGCGTTATGAAAACACGCTCGAGCGGGCCTACGAGTTCAAGAGCGACGATGTTTTCCAGTCGTTCATGGATGCCTATTCAAACGCGATCGATCCGCACACGGATTATTTCGGCGCGGCCGCTTCGGCCGATTTCAATGTCTCGATGAAGCTGTCGCTGTTCGGCATCGGCGCGGTGCTGCAGGAGCGCGACGATTACACGACGATCCGTGAGCTCGTGCCCGGCGGGCCGGCGCAGCTCTCCGGCAAGCTTGCCGTCGGCGATCGCATCACTGGCGTCGGCCAGGGCAAGGACGGGCCGATCAAGGAAGTGGTGGGCACGCGTCTTGACGAGGTCGTGCAGATGATCCGCGGCAAGAAGGGCACCGTCGTGCGCCTGGATATCCTGCCGGCGGATGCCGGCGCCGATGCCACGCATCGCGTTGTCAGCCTGGTGCGCGACAAGATCAGCCTCGACAAGCAGGCCGCCAAGAAGACGGTGCTGTCGGTCAAGGCGGGTGACGCCACGCGCAAGATCGGCGTCATCACCCTGCCGGTTTTCTACGAGGATTTCGAAGCCAAGAACAAGGGCGACAAGGACTATAAGAGCGCCAGCCGCGATGTCGCCAAGCTGCTCGACGAGCTCCGCCAAGAGAATGTCGACGGCGTTCTCATCGATCTGCGCAACAATGGCGGCGGCTCGCTGGACGAGGCGATCGATCTCACCGGCCTCTTCATCGGCAAGGGTCCGGTCGTCCAGCAGCGCGCCAGCAACGGCAAGATCGCGGTGAAGGGCTCGGATTTTTCGGCACCCGCCTGGACAGGGCCGATGGGCGTCCTGATCAATCGTGGCTCCGCCTCGGCTTCGGAAATTTTTGCCGCGGCCATCCAGGATTACGGGCGCGGCGTCATCATCGGCGAACCGAGCTTCGGCAAGGGCACGGTGCAGACGGTCGTCGATCTCGACGAGGTGGTTCACAACAGCAAACCGGAGCTCGGCGAGCTGAAGGTGACGATTTCGCAGTTCTTCCGGGTGAATGGCGGCACGACGCAGCTGCGCGGCGTCACCCCCGATATCAGCCTGCCCGGCCTCTCCGATCCGACGAGCTTCGGCGAGACGAGTTATGACAATGCCCTGCCCTGGGCAGAGATCAAGCCGGCGAAATATACGCCCGAAGGCGATGTTGCGGCGTTGCTGCCGGCCCTGCAGAGCCGTCATGACGCGCGGGTGAAGACGGATCCGGATTTCCAGCGCCTGATCGAGGACATTGCCGAGTTGAAGGCGCAGCGCGAAAAAGGCATCGTGTCGCTGAATGAAGCCGAACGCCGCAAGGAAGCGGCGGCCCGCGAGAAGCGGTTCAAGGATCGGGCCGAGGCGAGCGACGGCGAATATTCCACCGGCGATGACGGCCTGCAGTCGGACGAGCGCAGCCTGAGCGCCGATATCGCCATGGAAAACGCCCGCAAGAAGGCCAAGGACGTCCTGCTCGACGAGGCCGCCGCCATTGTTGCCGACGAGGCGGATTTGACGAAGACGCCCTAG
- a CDS encoding gluzincin family metallopeptidase has protein sequence MGAALDAITHNEGAGHGAAPERPLGTRFLVFPQPSFIPGYEKPEVVWIGPSAGPILAGPSDSRIYVANPVEAKSPYAAPYIPPYPGLLQPPAEPGPDGHFDHIGPGSPAFLSTHSYACTRRVLDICEGYLGRSIVWFFQPTLERLEIVPRIPHWQNAQSGFGFLELGENEEHGRASCFALNFDAIAHEMGHLILLSELGILEGDGAGSDFFAYHEAIADFISLLGLLQFDTALDRLLRRTDGNLLLHNELDKFAELSDEKQLRLLNNSLRIGDVSREVHDRSKPFAAGLFDCLVEVYQSLLFDRGLSDIDPRRFSDLRQQMAPALIEEGLQTSAASYELRHFAVKAALQEARDIVGEALLRSWKYLDPDSLTFEAAALALLEAASRGRGVAYLDQLEDCMRWRGIF, from the coding sequence GTGGGGGCAGCATTGGATGCCATCACGCATAACGAGGGCGCAGGCCACGGGGCAGCTCCGGAGCGGCCGCTCGGGACACGTTTCCTCGTCTTTCCCCAGCCATCCTTCATTCCCGGTTACGAGAAACCCGAAGTGGTGTGGATCGGGCCTTCGGCAGGACCGATCCTGGCCGGGCCATCCGACAGCCGCATCTATGTGGCAAATCCGGTCGAGGCGAAATCGCCCTATGCCGCGCCGTATATCCCGCCCTATCCCGGCCTGCTGCAGCCGCCGGCCGAGCCCGGCCCCGACGGCCATTTCGATCACATCGGGCCGGGCTCGCCGGCCTTCCTTTCGACCCACAGCTATGCCTGCACCCGTCGCGTTCTCGACATCTGCGAGGGCTATCTCGGCCGCTCGATCGTCTGGTTCTTCCAGCCGACGCTGGAACGGCTGGAAATCGTTCCCCGCATCCCGCATTGGCAAAACGCCCAGTCCGGCTTCGGCTTTCTCGAGCTCGGCGAAAACGAGGAGCACGGCCGAGCATCCTGTTTCGCGTTGAATTTCGACGCGATCGCCCATGAAATGGGCCACCTCATTCTCTTGAGCGAACTCGGCATTCTCGAAGGCGACGGCGCCGGCAGCGATTTCTTTGCCTATCATGAGGCGATCGCCGATTTCATCTCGCTGCTCGGACTGCTGCAGTTCGACACGGCGCTTGACCGGCTGCTGCGCCGCACCGACGGAAATCTGCTCTTGCACAACGAACTCGACAAATTTGCCGAGCTCAGCGACGAGAAGCAGCTGCGGCTGCTCAACAATTCGCTGCGCATCGGCGATGTCAGCCGCGAGGTGCACGACCGGTCAAAACCCTTTGCTGCGGGCCTGTTCGACTGCCTCGTCGAGGTCTACCAGTCGCTGCTGTTCGACCGGGGCTTATCGGACATCGATCCGAGGCGGTTCAGCGATCTGCGCCAGCAGATGGCGCCGGCGCTGATCGAAGAAGGGCTTCAGACCTCGGCGGCATCCTATGAATTGCGCCATTTCGCGGTGAAGGCCGCCCTGCAGGAAGCGCGCGACATCGTCGGCGAAGCGCTCCTGCGTTCCTGGAAGTATCTCGACCCCGACAGCCTGACCTTTGAAGCGGCGGCCCTGGCCCTCCTCGAGGCGGCGAGCCGCGGGCGCGGGGTCGCTTATCTCGACCAGCTTGAAGATTGCATGAGGTGGCGCGGCATTTTTTAA
- a CDS encoding TfuA-like protein produces MRDDIVVFLGPTLSETEARTYLDAIYHPPVGCADVVRAVAKYAPAAIVLIDGVFGQLPAVRHQEILWAMSRGVRIYGAASIGALRAAELTPEGMIGHGLIYRWYRRHPLADDADVTVPMAPAALGSRALGDALVDIRLTLKKAERAGVIERRLRCDLETLARGLHFSERSFSRLLTVAENNHGPAGQLQALKSWLKTGITSGKRTDAVNFLKYLAEQKINWPKNCLLAEFELTEAFANDMEYYNILDRLLSKGT; encoded by the coding sequence TTGCGCGATGACATCGTGGTTTTTCTCGGCCCTACCCTCTCCGAGACGGAAGCCCGGACCTATCTGGATGCGATCTATCACCCTCCCGTCGGCTGCGCCGATGTCGTGCGGGCCGTGGCCAAATATGCGCCCGCGGCAATCGTGCTGATCGATGGCGTCTTCGGCCAGCTTCCGGCGGTTCGCCACCAGGAAATCCTGTGGGCGATGTCCCGCGGCGTGCGCATCTACGGCGCCGCCAGCATCGGCGCGCTGCGCGCCGCCGAACTCACGCCCGAGGGCATGATCGGTCACGGGCTGATCTACCGCTGGTACCGGAGGCACCCACTCGCCGACGATGCCGACGTGACGGTGCCGATGGCGCCCGCCGCACTCGGATCGCGCGCATTGGGCGACGCCCTCGTCGACATCAGGCTGACGCTGAAGAAAGCCGAGCGCGCCGGCGTCATCGAAAGAAGGCTGCGATGCGATCTCGAAACGCTGGCGCGCGGACTTCACTTCAGCGAAAGATCATTCTCCAGGCTTTTGACAGTGGCCGAAAACAACCATGGCCCCGCCGGCCAGCTTCAAGCACTAAAATCCTGGCTGAAAACCGGTATCACAAGCGGGAAGCGGACGGATGCTGTAAATTTCCTGAAATATCTGGCAGAACAAAAGATCAACTGGCCGAAGAATTGCCTTCTCGCCGAGTTTGAACTTACGGAAGCATTCGCCAACGACATGGAGTACTACAACATCCTCGATAGACTATTGTCGAAAGGCACGTAG
- a CDS encoding YcaO-like family protein, producing MDIGMLDNIADILSDTELPSPPDPRQTLQRILARRQEYGITRLGSITGLDWIGIPVVQVVRPRSRSVAVSQGKGLTFPLAAISGVMESLEGWASERIAPERIFTASLRAMNAGGDWSHLGVGRDEAMLSWIAGLDLLSGRQMAVPLALVDTAYIVPSPHPHWIARDTTGLAAGTSLQGAVMHACLEILERQARCTAMKTPHFFDRFQIDARSVRSGSAGDILQLLTKAGFVVGIWQIPAPHALPVYWCHVMEDASRAPFAPLPAEGFGCDFSHNGALTSALLEACQSRLGVISAARDDIRTELYGHADAMELAAWRGQLARGSRPFPTDRSAAEERSLRPVFDAMRLAGAKAAALVVLHSDDRIPLHVVRVAAPPLETNPEADLAR from the coding sequence ATGGACATAGGGATGCTCGATAACATCGCCGATATCCTCTCCGATACCGAGCTCCCCTCGCCTCCCGATCCCCGGCAGACGCTGCAGCGCATCCTCGCGCGCCGACAGGAATACGGCATCACTAGGCTCGGTTCGATCACCGGGCTCGACTGGATCGGTATTCCGGTTGTCCAGGTCGTGCGGCCGCGCTCACGCTCCGTCGCCGTCAGCCAGGGCAAGGGGCTGACCTTTCCGCTGGCGGCGATCTCAGGCGTGATGGAATCCCTGGAAGGCTGGGCCTCGGAGCGGATCGCCCCGGAGCGCATCTTCACCGCAAGCCTGCGCGCCATGAACGCAGGGGGAGACTGGTCGCACCTCGGCGTCGGCCGAGACGAGGCGATGCTCTCCTGGATTGCCGGGCTCGATCTCCTTTCGGGGCGGCAAATGGCCGTTCCGCTTGCCCTCGTCGATACCGCCTATATTGTCCCGTCGCCGCATCCCCATTGGATCGCCCGCGACACCACGGGCCTCGCCGCAGGCACGAGCCTGCAAGGCGCCGTCATGCATGCCTGCCTGGAAATCCTCGAGCGGCAGGCGCGCTGCACGGCGATGAAGACGCCGCATTTTTTCGACCGCTTCCAGATCGACGCTCGCTCCGTGCGATCGGGAAGCGCCGGCGACATCCTCCAGCTTCTCACCAAGGCGGGTTTTGTCGTCGGCATCTGGCAGATCCCGGCGCCGCACGCGCTGCCGGTCTACTGGTGCCACGTCATGGAAGATGCGAGCCGCGCGCCCTTTGCGCCGCTGCCGGCAGAGGGCTTCGGTTGTGATTTCAGCCACAACGGGGCGCTGACCAGCGCATTGCTGGAAGCCTGCCAGTCTCGCCTCGGCGTCATTTCGGCGGCGCGCGACGATATCAGGACGGAGCTTTACGGCCATGCCGACGCCATGGAATTGGCTGCCTGGCGCGGACAACTCGCCAGGGGAAGCCGCCCCTTCCCCACGGATCGTTCTGCGGCCGAAGAGCGGTCCCTTCGCCCGGTCTTCGATGCGATGAGGCTGGCTGGCGCCAAAGCGGCCGCTCTTGTGGTTCTCCATTCGGATGACCGCATCCCGCTTCACGTCGTTCGTGTGGCAGCGCCGCCGCTGGAAACCAATCCGGAGGCCGATCTTGCGCGATGA